The genomic interval CTGGGAAATTTCGCCCTGGGTGTCCTGGGTCTGGGCTACCGCCAGCATGTAGGGCGACAGGTCGAGGCCCACGGTGCGCAGGGGGTGGTTGGGATCACTTTTCGGGGCGTAGTGGCGGTGGACGCTGAGGGTGGACAGGCCCACTGAGCAGCCCAGATCGAGAATGTCGCGCACCTGGGGGGGGCGGTGCTGGTTGAGCACAGTCAGAAAGCTCTGCCGCAGCCGTTCCTGGGCTGCTTGCCAGGAGAGATTGTCCTGGGGCCAAACCCTCAGGGCCATGGCATAGGTGGCGGGGGCGGCTTCAAAAGCGGCCTGCCAGCAGAGGTTACCCTCGCTGTAGGCATGGAAGGGCACCTGGTAATAGTCGGGATAGACCACAGCCGGATTGGTCAGGGCCTCTAGCCGCTGGCGCATGGCGGGGGTGTCGAGCTCGGCGCAGGTCTGCCGCCAGGGCACGCCGTTTTTCTCGGCGGTTTTGATCATCACCTGGCGGGCCTGGCGCTTCATCAGCGCGTAGAGAAGCGGGGTTTGAATGGCGCGGTTAACCAGGCGGGAGAGCAGGTCGTCGCCCGCCCAGTCGGGCTTGAGTTTGGTCGCGGTCATGGGTAGCGGTTTAGGGGTTTAGGCTACTCTACCGGATTCCCAGGCTGTCCCGGTAGGGATTTGGTTGCCTGAGCGACACCTGGGCACGGCTACCTGGGGAACGAGAGGGCTCGACGGCCAATCGCCTAAGCCTCAAACCGCTGTGGCCTGAGCTAGGGGGGAGCGATCGTAGTGGTGGAGCAGATCGGCGGGATCGTCGTAGATGGCGATCGCCCCCGCCAGCTCCTCGTCGCTGAAGCCACCGGAGCGGACTGCAATCACCTTTACCCCGGCCTTTCCAGCCGCTTCAATGTCGTAGGGAGTGTCGGCCAGCATCACGACGCGACCGGGGTCAAGCTCGGCTTTTTTCAGCGCAGCCTGGACAATGTCGGGGGCTGGCTTGGAGTTCTCCGCCTCGCTGGAGGAAGTGGTTTCGTGCAGCAGATCGTCCACTTCGGCGACCTTGAGCATGACCTCCAGTTCGCGATCGCTGGCGGAGGTGGCAACGATCACCCGAAACTCAGCCTCCATTAACGCCTGCACCAGCTCCCGTGCTCCGGCGGTGGGTTTGAGCTGCGGGCGATACTTGGTCAGCACCAGCTCTTTGTGGTCGCTGGCGATGGTTTTGCCGGGCTCCTGGTCTTCGCTAAGCTCGGCCATCAGCGTGGGCAAAAGCTGATCGCCCCCCATCCCCATCAGCGGACGCACCTGCTCAAACGGCACGTCATAGCCGTGGCTGGCAAAGGACTCGACCCAGGCCTGGGCGTGGATGTCATTGCTCAAAACCAGGGTGCCATCAATATCTAAAATAACGCCGTCAAGTGCCATAGTCGCCCACCCTTACAGTCCCATCATCCTGGCATGGGCCGCAGCGGGACACATCTGCCCAGGGACTAGTGTGTCCGGGGGGAGGGTAGACGTTAGGGGCACGGCGGGAGTACCCCCAGCCTGGCGATGACGCATCCTCAGGCAGACGGCGAAGCGGGCGATCGCTGACTACGATCAGGCATCTTCAACTTCTTCAGGCGGCATCGGTCTGAGCTTCACCTAGACATGAAATTGACAATCTTCCGAAGCCGTAGGTTTTGGCTGTTGGTGCTCGGTGGCCTGGGGCTGGCGCTGCTGGGTAGCCAACTCCCCTTGCAAGACTGGTTTGTGGGCGCTTACAACTGGCTTTCGGGTTTGGGTCCCGTGGCCATACCCGCGTTCATTGCGGTGTACGTGCTGGCGACGGTGGTGGGCTTACCCAACATTGTGCTGATTCTGGTGGCGGGGGCTGTCTTTGGGCTGAAGGGCATTGCGGTGGCCTCCGTCGCCGACCTCCTGGGGGCGATCGCCTGCTATGGGGTGGGGCGAACGCTGGCCCGCGATCGGATTAAGCGCTGGGTCAGAAAAAAACCAAACTTTTCCCGCCTCGATCACGCTGTCGGCCAGGAAGGCTGGAAAATTCTGCTGCTGACGCGGCTGTCGCCCCTGGTGCCGTCCAACATTCTCAACTACGGCTTTAGCTGTACCCGAGTTAACTTCTGGCAGTACTGCTTTTTCTCATGGGTAGGCATGCTGCCGGTGATCACGCTGTACGTCTACCTGGGTTCCCTGGGCCTGGCCCTGTTTCAAGATGAGCTGAGTGCCAGCAACCTCGCCCTCCAGGGCGGCGGCGTAGCGCTGGCGCTCTCAGCCGGGTGGTACACTACCAGCCTGACCCGCAAGGCGCTAAACCCTTCAGGCGACGACTCAAGCGATCGCAATCGTCAGGAATAGCGGCGATAGCTCACGCTACTGATAGCGCTGGCCAACCTGCTACCCTGAGTGCAGAATTGATGGGCGCAGGAGATCGCGTTTCTAGCAAATTTCTAGCAAACCTAAATGTCGAATGCCGAACGTCATGGGTACTGAAACAATTACGCTGGAAGTGTCACAAGATGTGCTGGCCGCTCTAAAGATGGGGGCAACTGATTTAGGCGATCGGATTCGGCTACTGGCTGCGATCGCTTTTTTCCAAGAGAAGCAGCTGTCCCTGGGTAAAGCCGCAGAATTGGCAGGCTTGAACCGCTTGGCCTTTATGGATCTCTTGGCTCAGAGAGGAATTGTCGCCTTTGACTATGATGAGTCTGCCCTCAGCACCGATTTAGCGGGTATCGCCGAGCTTGTAGGCGATGGCTAGCATTATTAGTAATGCCACACCGTAATGCCACACCACTTATTGCGTTCGCCCGCATTGGTAAGCTTTCGCTTCTGCAAGATGTTGTTAAGCAATTGGTGATCCCAAATGCCGTAGCTGAAGAAGTGACAAACTATCAAGGCCCGGCATTGGGTCAAGTTAGTTTGGCCAAAGAAACCTGGATTCGGGTGGAAAGGCTGCAATCTGAAAGGCAGGTGCGGCTACTGTTACCTACCCTAGACCGCGGGGAAGCTGAGGTGATTGCCCTGGCCCTGGAACGGTAGGCATCCCTGGTGCTAATGGATGAATTGACGGGGCGTAAGGTTGCTGAATCGTTGCAAATTAAGGTGACGGGCTCAGTAGGTTTATTAATTCAGGCAAAACAGCAGGGGAAAATTGAGGCGGTTAAGCCTTTACTAGATGCAATGCAAGCGGCAGGAATATACTTCAGTCAGCGGTTCATAGCAGCTGTTCTCCAGTATGTCCATGAGTCATAGGCAGGTATGCCAGAGGCGGAGCGCCTGCAAGCTAGCTCTGTTCTCTAGTGCGATCGCGCGCCGAACCCTGCTGACCAGGTGCTCACTGCAACACTGATTCGAGCTGGTGCTGTTCCCAGAGGTTGCGGTAGAGGCCAGGCCGCTGGACCAGGTCGCGGTGGCGGCCCTGCTGCACAATCCGGCCCCGGTCCATGACAAAGATGCGATCGGCGGTGGCGGCGGCGGACATCTGGTGGGAGATAAACAGCACCGTTTTCTGCTGGGTGCCCGCCGCCAGTTCCTTGAGAATGGCGGTGGCGGTGCGGTTGTCCACGCTGGAGAGGGCGTCGTCGAGTACCAGAATGGGGGCATCGACCACCAGGGCGCGGGCCAGGGCGGTGCGCTGGCGCTGGCCACCGGAGAGGGTAATGCCCCGCTCCCCGACAATGGTGCTGTACTGCTGGGGAAAGTTGGCGATCTCTTCGTCCATCTGCGCCTGTTTGGCGGCGTACTGCACCTCGGGGAACTCCATGGTGGGTTCGCCGTAGCGGATGTTGTTTTGAATGCTGGTGCTAAACAGGAAGCTGTCCTGGGGGACGTAGGCGATCGCCCGTCTCAGATCTGCCAGCGGCAGCTCGGTGATGTCATAGCCATCCAGGTAAAGCTGGCCGGGGCCAATGTCGAGCAGGCGGGGCAGGGCGTTGGCCAGGGTAGACTTGCCCGAACCAATTGGGCCTACGATCGCGATTTGCTCCCCCGGGGCAATTTTAAAGCTGACGCCGTCGAGGGCGGGAGTTTTGCTGTCGGGGTAGGCGTAGCTGAGGAGGCGGGCCTCCAGGGTGCCCTGCACCTGCGTCAGCGGTAGGGGAATGGCGCTGGGGGCGGTCTGGACCTCTGGTTGGGCATCGAGAATTTCTTCGACCCGCTGGATGCTGACCTCGCCACGCTGGTAGGCGGTGATGGTAAAGCCCAGCAGCGCCGTGGGAAACACCAGCCGCTCTACGTAGAGCAGCAGCGCCACAAAGTCGCCCACGGTGAGTACCCCATCGGCGATCGCCCCTGCCCCGGTGGCCAAAATCACCAGCAGGCTAATGCTGGCCAGCCCCCCCAGCAGGGGAA from Leptolyngbya sp. KIOST-1 carries:
- a CDS encoding class I SAM-dependent methyltransferase yields the protein MTATKLKPDWAGDDLLSRLVNRAIQTPLLYALMKRQARQVMIKTAEKNGVPWRQTCAELDTPAMRQRLEALTNPAVVYPDYYQVPFHAYSEGNLCWQAAFEAAPATYAMALRVWPQDNLSWQAAQERLRQSFLTVLNQHRPPQVRDILDLGCSVGLSTLSVHRHYAPKSDPNHPLRTVGLDLSPYMLAVAQTQDTQGEISQWVHAAAEATGFAAASFDVVTMQFVAHELPRTATQAIFAEALRVLRPGGVLAIVDNNPQSPVIQSLPPVLFTLMKSTEPWSDDYYTFDLEVALREAGFETPVMVPSDPRHRTLVARKGG
- a CDS encoding HAD family hydrolase, producing MALDGVILDIDGTLVLSNDIHAQAWVESFASHGYDVPFEQVRPLMGMGGDQLLPTLMAELSEDQEPGKTIASDHKELVLTKYRPQLKPTAGARELVQALMEAEFRVIVATSASDRELEVMLKVAEVDDLLHETTSSSEAENSKPAPDIVQAALKKAELDPGRVVMLADTPYDIEAAGKAGVKVIAVRSGGFSDEELAGAIAIYDDPADLLHHYDRSPLAQATAV
- a CDS encoding TVP38/TMEM64 family protein, with the translated sequence MKLTIFRSRRFWLLVLGGLGLALLGSQLPLQDWFVGAYNWLSGLGPVAIPAFIAVYVLATVVGLPNIVLILVAGAVFGLKGIAVASVADLLGAIACYGVGRTLARDRIKRWVRKKPNFSRLDHAVGQEGWKILLLTRLSPLVPSNILNYGFSCTRVNFWQYCFFSWVGMLPVITLYVYLGSLGLALFQDELSASNLALQGGGVALALSAGWYTTSLTRKALNPSGDDSSDRNRQE
- a CDS encoding UPF0175 family protein, with the protein product MPNVMGTETITLEVSQDVLAALKMGATDLGDRIRLLAAIAFFQEKQLSLGKAAELAGLNRLAFMDLLAQRGIVAFDYDESALSTDLAGIAELVGDG
- a CDS encoding DUF3368 domain-containing protein, producing the protein MDELTGRKVAESLQIKVTGSVGLLIQAKQQGKIEAVKPLLDAMQAAGIYFSQRFIAAVLQYVHES
- a CDS encoding ABC transporter ATP-binding protein — protein: MARSQLQKLGTYLRPHWHKAALGVGALFIVNLLGVWIPLLIRNGIDELQVTFSFNRILYYALMVLILASVMWVIRMVSRITLFGVGRQVEFDLKQRIFEHLLRMEPAYFGRNTAGELISRATSDVDNIRRLLGFAILSLANTLFAYALTVPVMLSINVRLTLISLLVYPVMLVLVQSFSNRLRDEQLAVQERISDLSDLIQEDMSGISLIKIYAQEDNERRAFSRRNTSLLEANLKLARTRNTLFPLLGGLASISLLVILATGAGAIADGVLTVGDFVALLLYVERLVFPTALLGFTITAYQRGEVSIQRVEEILDAQPEVQTAPSAIPLPLTQVQGTLEARLLSYAYPDSKTPALDGVSFKIAPGEQIAIVGPIGSGKSTLANALPRLLDIGPGQLYLDGYDITELPLADLRRAIAYVPQDSFLFSTSIQNNIRYGEPTMEFPEVQYAAKQAQMDEEIANFPQQYSTIVGERGITLSGGQRQRTALARALVVDAPILVLDDALSSVDNRTATAILKELAAGTQQKTVLFISHQMSAAATADRIFVMDRGRIVQQGRHRDLVQRPGLYRNLWEQHQLESVLQ